The sequence below is a genomic window from Lolium perenne isolate Kyuss_39 chromosome 7, Kyuss_2.0, whole genome shotgun sequence.
AAGTTCCAACGCATACTTGCGTTGACTCATTAGAAGACCTCCACGACCTTATTAGTGTACCTCAATTCTGAGGAAGTAGTGTGATGAGTGCAGAGCACAccattggggaaccccaagaggaatgtatggtgagcacagtagcaagttttacctcagtaagaaaccaagatttaatcgaccagtaggagaaagaaatcacttctgaagtTGTTGGTAGCTGACTTCGGCAGGATGCACTACCAGtgtcagcaacaacatggaacctgcacacaacacaaccgaaatactttgcctcaacttacagtgaggttgtcaatctcatcgattttactgaaaataaaggattaaacgtatagtatggaaagagatgtttgtttgcagtgaaataaagagaacgGTGTATGGATGCTAGAAAAAAAGTTGTTTCCATGGAAGTTGGCAATAAAAAGAACATGTATttgcagtgtaaaagaaaggaccggagtccacagttcactagaggtgtttgTCCATAAAGAtagataacatgttgggtaaacaaactacagctgggcaattgacagaataaagatcatacatgacaagatgattactatgagattcatttgggcattacaacatgatacatagaacgtaatccaactgcgtctatgactaataatccaccttccggttagcgtccgcacccctttcagtattaagttgcaagcaacatattatTGTATTAAGCAAAGTGTGTAAACTAAACAgtagaattatccttggataaagcattgttgttttctccctagtagcaacaacacatctacaaccttagaagttattgttactctcccagattactagaggcataaacccattatcgagcataaatactccctcctagagtcacaagcatatacttggccagaacatctactagcaacggagagcatgcaagatcacaaataacatatgacaagtatataagcgatctcaacatagtattcaatattcatcggatcccagcaaacacaacatgtagtattacataaagatgatcttgatcatgataggcagctcagaagatctaaacatgaagcataaactaaagaagacaaccatctagctactgctatggacccgtagtccagagatgaactatcacacatcacttcggagacgGGCATGGCCATGTAGAGGCATCcgctgatgatctccctctccgacagggtgccgggaagagcttcagaaccctcccgagctagggtcggcgatggcggccgcgacggaacttttcgtggatggaggcttgggtatttaggtttttcccgatcagatgaataaataggcggaagggtgagGTCGGTGGACACCCGAGGGGCCCACATCATGCCTAGGCACGGCCAGgggctaggccgcgcctaggggtgatgTGGCCACCTCCTGGCTCGGCTCTGTCTCTCCTATGGACTCCGTCTTcattacagtaaaataggaactacGGCCTttctttcgtccaattccgagaatatttcttgtacaacttttttgaaagacaaaacagcagaaaacaggaattgatACTGTAGCATCTTGTCaacaggttagttccaaaaaatgcataaaagtgcaaggaagtgtaaacaaaacatataaaaattggtgtgaaacaagcatggagcatcaaaaattatagagttTGTAACATATCATAGTGTAGGGGTCCAAGATCTTTGAGAGCAAAATATGTATCAAGCTGATGAACAAGGCGATCATCAACAGTAGTAGATGAACTCACAACGatgatgtcatcaacataaacAAGAAAATAAATAGTAACATCCGAGCATTGGAGATTGAAGAAGGACATATCTGGTGTAGATGAAATAAATCCAAGCTCGGTAGTAGTTAGTTTGACAACAGGGCTAAAAGTACCCTCGTAGTGAAGACCATACCGTTGTTTGAATCCTTTAGCAACAAGATGTGCCTTGTATCTCAAAGAACCATATCCGACTTCTTGATTTTGAAAACCCACTTACAATCATTGATATTCACTCCTCAACGAGGAGGAACAATACGCCAAGTCTTATTTTGTTGTAGCGCAGTAAACTTTGCCTCGATGGCAATATGACAATGTGGAGAAGAGATAGCTTCCCAATGGTCCCGAGGTTATGTATGAAGAATTGAAGTATCGGCAGGAGTACATGTTGCACACCAACCAATAGTGCCATCTGTACGATTTCTTGGCTTTCGTGTGCCTCGCTCTAGCCCTAAAACCGGGTTCGGGAGGTAGAGGCGAGGCCATCTCGAAAGACGGAGCACTCGACGGAGACATGACCATGATCGACGTAGGCGCATCCGTAGCCGATGTGGTGTACCCAGGTGAATGGGCCACATGCGTAGAAGTATGCCCGGACGTAGTTGGGCTAGAGGAGCCGGGTAGAGTGGCCCGGTTTGCATGGCTTCCATGAGCGGCATGCAAAGGATCGACATCCAGGGCACATGCGTGATTGACGTCTAGGTTCCTGGCGCGATCGACATCCTCGTTAGGGTGTGGCGCGATCCACCCACTACATCATGGTTCCTGGCGTGATCGACATCCTCGTTAGGGAGTGGTGGGATGACCTAAATGTGAATGCCACTTATCACGTGACACCACGTGATACCTTGACACTGTTGAGACCTTGCTTCACGGATGAAAAATCAACATTATAGAAACCTCCACGACATCCCCCTCTAAGAAGAACCTATCTCGCCTCCCGATTCTTATCAAGAAAATACCAATGGTGAAATTCAAAGAAGACATTATTATCATATGCAAACCTTTTGACTGAGATGAGATTGCGAGTAATGGATGGAACATGAAGGATATTATTGACTTGCAAAGAGTGTTATGATGTAGGACTAATAGACTTACCAATATTTGTAATGTGCATACCTGTACCGTTGGCTGCTTGGACTTCATCCTTGCGATAGTATGGCTCCCTCAAGGTAAACTTGTTGAGGTTGTTGGTAAAGTGATATGTCGCTGCAGTATCCACATACCAGCTGGGATCAATTGGATAAGATGAGGTACAACCTGAATGTGTCATGGTGAGTGCACGGAGCTGGGGTTCCATGTTTCTACCATCGTTGCATGCGCCAAGGTAGTCGCTCTGGTATCTTTTGAAGCACAAAGAGGCCACACGACCAGATTTGGAGCTCATTTGACATGGCGTGCGCGTGAACCACCTATGCCACCGGTAGGAGCACCTATCGGACGTGTTGGTGGCGTTCAAGCAGTGTAATGTGGCGAAGGGTTATTGGAGGAAGGCTTCTGGGGCGTAAAGGGCAGACGAACTCTACCTTGTCGAGCAGTGTATTGCGCTGTAGGTACATTAGTGGTCATCTCGGCTCACCTCGTCTCCATGCGTTGCTCCACGTTTAGCAATTGCGCATAGACATCACGCATTGGCATGGGTTCCCAGATTGGATGATCTGAGATGCGATCCACGATGGCATCATACTCACTATGGATACCCCAGAGCAGGAACACATAATACTCACTATGGATACCCCAGAGCAGGAACACATAATACTCACTATGGATACCCCAGAGCAGGAACACATTGAATTCTTCAAGGTAGAGATTTTGTTGATTGATTGCACTGTATCGGCTAGGGACTTCACCTTGTTGAAGTAGATAGCAACCGATGTGTCAAGCTTCTTGACCTTTTGGAGGACTCCACATATCTGCATGACGTGCGTTGTAGACTGTGAAGAGAAGTTGGATTCTAGGGTTTCCCATGCGTCCATCGACGTAGTAGCAAGCATGACCATCCCAATGATGCTCTCGGTAAGAGAGGAGACAATGGCACACATGATTGACTGGACCTGCTAATGCCAAGCGGAGTAAATATGATTAGTAACAGTAGGGAGAGCACCACATTTGGTAGCCGCCGTGATATTCATGATATTGGTGGACGGGCAAGGCAAGGTGCCATCGACGAACCCGTAGATGAGGTTGCTCCGTAAGATCAGAACCATCTGGGTGCGCCAGTAAGATAATTGCCGGAGGTGAGGCGAATTGTGATCCGATTCTCCAACGAGATCGATGTCATGGGGATCCGGGACACCATGGTGGATCCCCTGCTCGTGGTGAGGCCGGTTTTGGGGGATTGCGCGGATCATGTAGTGCCGGAGCTCTTGTGGGAGCCGGATATGTCGAAGGTGGTAGATCAAGACGGCAAGGTCGACATTGGGTAGGGGCGGAAGCGGATCGATCGAGCACGATTGACGCCGTGGCTTTGAAACCATTATATACTTGGTAACGAGGCTAGGGTTTAAGGGTTGTATCACAGGATTCGTGGTTCCATCATATAGTGTAGGTACAGGGGGTACCAAGTACAATACAAGTCATATGTGGTTGGTTTTTATACACTACCATACCGTGTGTACATATACACAGATAAATCTACCATTCTTCATGACTTCCACGACATCCATACAATCTCAATTCACCTCTATTCGGTTACACCCTATCCCTCAAAGATAATCCCATCAAGACGCTCTCCCTTCTGTAGTAGAAgagtccaaattaaataaaaggtATGGCACAACAACTTGCGGATATAAAGAAGCCACGGCATTACGAATAGTTGCACTTGTATTTCGAGTACATGAGTCAATGAAAAAGCCTGCATCAACATTAAGCTTGGCAAAGTCTTTGTCGTGGTTTAACCCAACCATGCTGGACAAAGCTAGTATTCTTTTTTGCTTTCTCTAGGATAATTTGTAGTCAGGGTTGATAGCATGAACTGTTATGGCTAGTGATTACTCCGCCTCTCCTCGTGTTGCTTGGCGCCTTTCCCACCATATGTACCAATACACCAGTTTTTGTAAAATGCCAGGATACAAAGTCTTCACATCAGTCAATGGAATATTAAGATACGTTGTGCATCAATCAGCCAGAAAACTCTCTTTATACGCTCTTCATCCCACTGATCAGTCTTCACATCAATAAGTTCTCAAACTTTTACCCTCAAAAAAAAAGTTCTCAAACTTTTGTGTAAACAATATTACGTCTTCTTGTCGCAATTTTCCTATTTAGACTACGGATACATGGGTCATCCCATATATGTATTTATGATTCATCTCCAACTCTCCACATATGGTCTCTTTTGAAGGTTTGCATGTTCGTCATATTTACGTTGTGCATCAATCAGCCAGAAAACTCTCTTTATAAGCTCTTCATCCCACTGACCAGTCTTCACATCAATAAGTTCTAAAACTTTTGTGTAAATAATATGGGTCATCCCATATATGTATTTAAGATCCATCTCCAACTCTCCACATATGGTCTCTTTTGAAGGTTtgaatgcccccccccccccacccctatTTGGTACCTcctgatattaatatattatcGAAACAAATAGGAGCTCCCCTTCTTTAGTCGACAATCTAAAAGATCTCCCGATGTGCATATGTTTTTGTTCTTCATCAGCTACCCATTAGAATAAGGACATTACAGTGATTATCATGTTAAAAATTTATTTGGGTAGCTCGAAGACTGGCATAGCATACGCAAGAATAATTTGAATGATATCTTAAAAAAAGCTTCATCTCTATTTGGTTTACTCCTTTTTCATGAAACTTTGTCCGATTTATTCTGTAACCGGGAAAAATCAACCGGCAACCAAATCACAGGCTATCTAGGACATCATATACACGCGGACACGAGAAGAAAGGAGACGCCTCACAGGGAGCTAGAGCGGAGCCCGCGGCCGATGTGAGAAGACAAGGAAGGAAGAAGAGAGAAAGGAATATgctcgtgtgtgtgtgtgtggatgTACCATCCTAGTTATCAGCATCATATCAACAGCAACTCAATAAAAGGACCTGTCAGAGACCAGCTGATGTGATTTCCATCCGGAGAAAAAGGGGACGGCAGAGCACCAAGTAGCAAACAATCCTCTCGTTTTCTGCTTAGCTCGATCTACCAATCCAAGTCACTTACTCCTGTGCAAAGAATGAGAACAAAAGGTCGTCCAGGACGGCACCAGGAAAGCAACATTGCAAACGGACAACACAAACACAATCACAAAATGTGTCGGTATGTGGGTGTCTTTCCATGACATGGCTAACCTTTGGATGCACCTTTGGACGAGATGCCACGTGGATTTCCTACGGATAACAGTTTGTGCATTGCAGGTACATGTTCTGTAGATCAATGTTGTGAATCCATCTTGTTTTTGTTTCTTGCCGCTAGCTATCAGATACCTTCTCCTCAGCTGCGACTTCGGGCGTGATGCCACGTGTAGTCCTAGTCGTCTCTCGGGATCCAGCTGAGAGGGGCGGGATACTCTGAGCATTGCGGAACACATTCTCTGGATCAATGGCGGTCTTCGCGCGGACGAGGCGGTCGTAGTTGCTCAAGAAATACCTCTCGCCCCAACTCCTCGCGGCCTCGACTTGTGGGTTGGGAATACCGCCTTCGTCTATCCTTGGAACAGACCAGGTGTTGGTTCCTAGATCAAGGTCAAGATAGTTGATGTACGCCGTTCGTGGACTGCTCGACACGAATGGTCCCATGAAGTCGTAGAATCGTCGCAACCAATCCATGTACTCCTCGCTGTGGCCGTCGTCATCTGACATCCACTCGATCAGGTACTGGATGCCGTGGATGTTGCCCTTGCGATGCGGGAACGGCAGGTCGGCGGCGCCGAACCGGTCCATGGCTCCGCCGTAGGGGTCCAGGATGACGTACGCCTTGGGCTTCCTGGACAGGAACTCCACGGCTCCGGTCAGCTCGTCGATGGCCATCGGGCGGCGCACAAAGTCGGACTTCGCCTTGAAGTAGTTCTTCCCGTGGAGCACCCGGTCCGTGAGGTCCGACGCAGAGCTCCCCTCGGGCAGGCCCGAGAAGAACACCACGGACTCGATCCAGCTCATCTCTCTCGGGCTCAGGTCCGACAGCCCGATCTCGGGGAACCGTGCGGCGAGTATCTCCATCGCTTCGTGGCTCGGGCCGAGGTAGAACCCTTTGAACGTGACGGAGATGCACGTCCGGTCCGACTCCGGCAGGCCGGCACCCACGAACGCCGAGAGGTAGAACTCGTCGGGGAGCGACGGCGAGACGTGCTGCCACTTGGAGACCAGACGCGCCACCGAAGCCACGGTGCCCGGACGGTTGACGACGAACGCCGTGACGCGCTCCGGCACCGTGCTGAGCTGGACGCGCCACGCGTAGACAGCGCCCCAGGCGCCGCCCCCGCCACCGCGGATCGCCCAGAAGACGTCCTCGCCCATGCCGTCCCTGTCCAGGACGCGACCGTCGGCGTCGACCAGCACGGCGTCGATCACGTTGTCCCCGGCGAGCCCGTACTTGCGGGACAGCAGCCCGAACCCGCCGCCGGCGATGTGGCCGCCGGATCCCACCGTGGGGCACGACCCAGCAGAGAAGGCGAGCGTCCGGCTGGACTCGGCGATGGCGTGGTAAACCTGCCCGAGCGTCGCGCCGGACTGGACCCACGCCGTGCGTGACCCGGCGTTCACCTGGACGCGGTCGAGCGCCATTAGGTCGACGACGACGAAGGCGGCGTCGCCAGCGCCGTCCGTGGTGTAGGAGAGGCCCTCGTAGCTGTGGCCGCCGCTGCGGAGGCGCACCAACAGCTCGGACTCCCGCGCGCACCGCACGGCGGCGCGCAGCTCGGCCAGAGACGCCGGGACGACCACGGCGGCAGGCCCTCGGCTAGCGTCCGCGCACTCGGCCGCGAACCGGAGGTTCTGGACGGAGAAGGCCAGCGCGGCGCTGTACGCGGGCGACTGGCGCGTCGTGACGTTGTGCACGCCGGCGGCCGCGAGGCAGGACGTGATCAGGGCGCCTGCATCGTCATCATCGTCTCCGACGCCGCCGTGTGCCGCGGCCTGCAtggcgaggaggcggagcagcagagaGTAGAGCAGAAAGGTGATGGCCATGGCTTGAGAGAAGAGAAGGTGGCTAATAAGTGAAGCGTGGACTGTGGGAGTGTGACGATGTGCCCGAGGGTTTATATGTGCTCGCGGGAGTGACGGCTGAGGCTTTTGTTGCTATACCCGGCCGGCGTGATTAGTTAAGGATTGATTAGCACTGATCGATCGATGTGGCCGGCAGGCGGTGTTTGTGTTCTTGTGCACGATCAACTGATGCATGCATTTAAACTGAATAATGGTACATTTAACCCGTGACCTGGTTCAAAAGGTTAGGTCAAAAGGGATTAAATGGTCCATTAGTTTGGAGGGTTTAGTGAGCCAAGTAAAACTTGAGGGAAAATATAAGCCAAGTGAAAAGTTTGTGAGTGCGTGTGTGCGGGGCTCGAGGCCGGTAGGGGTGGACACAAAGCTCAAGGCTCGAGACTCGGCTCGGACTCGACAAGGCTTGGCTCGGGCTCGACTTGGCTAGAAAGGTCAAGCAAGCCAAGCCTAAATctctaagactgctcatagtgggagatcagtaacatagctagtaacatcacacatctcaagacattttggtgacatggcatgcgaataaatgaagaaagagagtgatgtggtaactagctatgttaccataacatcacacaccccaaggcaaATGAGTCTACaaaataataaatgacacaatgcatgacaccacatataagttactacccactatgaaggtagtaacctagactagtaacatgacatatgttactactccactatgagcagcctaaaACAAGGCTCGAGGCTCGACGAGCCCGCTCGACGAAGCTTGCAAGCCGGCTCGAAGGCTCGATGTAATAAAAATATGGACGATGAACTTTGTTAAAATGTATCATTTCAAGTAATAACCAGCAATCAAACATAACTACATTTATAACATTGTCTAGCAAATTTTACAAAATACCAATAAGGACAACAATAGCCTATATCTTAGTTGTCAGTTCAGCAGGACGGCAACAATCATACGTCCAAGTAGAATCATCACAAATGGGAAAAAATCATATCAACAATTCAAGACACAAACCTATCCGCATAAGGAAAGCTATAATTCTGATGCTTCAATGCCTGTATTTAGGCAGTATACCTCGAGAAAGCGAACAAGGAAACAAATCAATCCGTGGAGAAAATTCGGGCTAATTTCTGACCGCTTCCTGTCTTTCCGAGGCCTTCCAAGAAGGAAAACGCTTTGTATCCGGTGACCGATCGCGCGCCCGCGATCGGTCGTTCGGCCTCGCTCCCGCATCGGCTTATATGGGCCTGCTTTTTTCGGCCCAACTATGGTTTCGCTGCAAAACATATAAGTGAGATGATGAACTATTTGTTGTAAACAATCCATAATTTTTGTAGGATTTGTTGTTAACAATTGTTGTAAAGAGACAACTTTTTTTATGCTAATAACAaagtgatttttttattttgttgtaaCCATTTGTGACTTTTGATAAAATAGTAGGTGTTTTTGTTGTAACTATCTGTAGCAAAATTAAATATCGCTTGACCACTTTGCATCATTTTGCAAACATATTGATTTTTTATTGTAATCCTGTGTGACTTTTTGTAAAAAAAGTTGGTGacttttgttgtaatttaatatGTAACAAATTAACGTTTTCTTCTACTCTTTTGCAAACATatggatttttgttgtaatagtatCCGGTTTTTGTTAATAATAATGTCTACTTTTGTTGTAAATTTATCTCCAACAAAACAATTTGTTGGTTTAACCACTTTATTGTGACATTATTTTAAAAAATGTTGCGActttttgttgtaatagtataTAATTTTTGTACGCGAAGAGAggatttttgttgtaatactcTTCACATTAGGGGTGCTTTGTCGTTTTAAAGTGAAATATCTGGACTGCGGGTTGGTTTCCAGAAAAAGGGAGGGTGGCAAATGTAAAACTACATTTAAACTAATTCTGGACATCGGATCCCGATCGGACGGCGCGAAAACGACCGATTTTGGGAACTCCAATCGGTCGACCGACGCAGAGCGTTACCCTTCCAAGAACGCCTCGCCTCTGTATTGTGGGAATTCGTGGTGGTCTGTTTGGAGGAAACGAGCAGTTTGCCGGAGCTGGACACGGGTGGAGGAGGTGGCTGCACGCCAGCCGGTAGGCCGGCAGGAGAAGGGCCGACGAATGGCGGGCGACCGGCATAGGGCGGCGCTAGCGAGATGAGTGAGATGGTTGATGGAGCGGAATGAGGAAGAGATTGGTCGCACACGGGTCCAGGTAATTCGGCTGTAGCGTCTGGCTCGACGAGCCCTCGAGCCGAGCCTCAAGCCTTGCGAGCCGAGCCTCGAGCCTCCTTTCTTAAAACTGGTTTTCTACAAGCCGAGCCAGGCTCGGCTCGATTATCCTCGAGCCCGACCGAGCCGAGCCACGAgccggctcggctcggctcgatTCCACCCCTATGCCGGGGTGCTCTTTTTTACTAAAGTTTCATTTGTAGTTCATTttcgaaaactcaaaactaatcccGGGTggcataaaacatatttgaaaatTTTAGAAAAATACATATGTAGAGGGATATGTTTTATGTGTGCACCTAAAGTTTCACATAACAGCGACATTTTTagtatgtaaaaaagataaataaaCAAAAATATGTCGGCTTTggctgaaacaactttgtgagtatgtaacatgtcaagatatacaagcaaaatatttttatatttatttaacattttaaaatatgtttaaaatatatttcaaataaagggtgcatatgcaccagGTGCAGAAACACCATGTCCGTTCATTTAATTTTTAATTCAAAATCTAAAATAAAAATCATAAGATGAGTTATGAGTGGAACTTTGGTAAGATCTTGCTTGCATTTCTAGGCATAATCCAAGTGAGAGAGACGCTAGCTAGCCCTGTGTTTCCTCCTTTCTCCGTACAATGTCGCTATGAACGTTGTGGCACTAAATTAATGCGAACGGTTGCCGCTGCCCATATAGTATAAGGCATCGCTGTCAGGGTCAGCATCCACATTAGTCGAATCTTGTTAATTTTGGTCAAATATGGCTTGTCGTTAAGAACGAGATTGCAAACTGCCATTCTCAAGAAGGTGGCGTACGCTAGTGAGACTGGCGAGAAGAGTCGTCAGACATCGGTCGAAACGGTGGGTTTTGGAGGGGTTTTCAGGGCGGCGGACGGATAAAGCGCTGGTAACTCGTCGACAAGCTCCCGTCTTGTTAATCTTTCTTCAGCCGGCAGAGGCGCAAAGCTGAGCTAAAAAAACGCACCACCTTCAGTCCTTCACTCTCCCTCTCCTTCGACTTGCTATTCTGTACTTTATCTTTGCCTCCGCGAGCGGGCAAACTCAAAGAAAAGCTGTAGTTGACACAGTTCAAAAGAGGTGGCTGTTAATTAAACGATGTTTTTTAGGCAGAGATTAATTAATTACGGAATTGCTAAGTTTCAGCTAGCTGAGACGTAGCTTATGTTTTAGTCACGTGCTCCACCGTTGAATTTTGTTTCTGCTTGAAGATTCGTGTTTCCTGTTGTTTGCACTTTATTTAGGTCCACACTGAAACACTAATGTAATTCAACTGAGACATAAGTTAAATCTCAGTCGATTGAACCTTAGAGACATCCAGTTAGTTAACCAATGCTACATGGTAAAATATAATGGTTATGGCTCCACAGTCCCATTGGGGTGCAATATGGCCATATGGACACTCCATGTCCATTCGCGGTAGACATGCCATTTTAAGCTCTTAATCGAGATCTattgtgaggtggtgaagttagtGATTGCGTGTGTTGAAATATATTTTATGATGCTAGGTATCTATCATTGCCTATTCGACTGTATCCCGGAGGAGAAATCCTCACGGAGGggtaagaagtaggggccataggacggagagcactcgggatggtggtacactatttacccagcttcggaacacctgctcgaggacagggcatgctgctgcttgtctggattattatctgggcgctttcgtgttgttacaatgagttgtggttgtgcctctagggctcccgagaTTAGGCTTATAAAGATGCCCGGATCtacggtttacacggagagttctagccggaatacaagatacCTGACTACGGAATATACATtgtcgtgcacgtcaaggatccacctagaTCTAACCTTGCCGtcatggatccggatacttcataggcctccatggatccgcctACTTTCATAGGTCAGTTGGGATCCAGCTCCTGTTCCTGGTCTGGACTTCATCCATGTTCTATCAACAGCAATTGGGTCACCCGGTGGGTCATATGtcacaccaccatctgtgggacacccgggcttgccggatctagaccaTGTCGTTAGCATactcataaagtatacccacaacagtagccccgaaGTTCTTCCAGATTCATCATTTCTCCGCCTAGCTCCGTTCGGATCCAAAGAAAATCTCGAAGAGCTTCCAAAACTTCATCATTTCCGACTTCATTGAACCGGAAATCATTTGTTCTTCTGTAACGGTAACTTATCAGATTTTTTGCCTGCGTCGCACATTTGTTcctcttttcccgcgctaaatttttg
It includes:
- the LOC127314892 gene encoding berberine bridge enzyme-like D-1, with translation MAITFLLYSLLLRLLAMQAAAHGGVGDDDDDAGALITSCLAAAGVHNVTTRQSPAYSAALAFSVQNLRFAAECADASRGPAAVVVPASLAELRAAVRCARESELLVRLRSGGHSYEGLSYTTDGAGDAAFVVVDLMALDRVQVNAGSRTAWVQSGATLGQVYHAIAESSRTLAFSAGSCPTVGSGGHIAGGGFGLLSRKYGLAGDNVIDAVLVDADGRVLDRDGMGEDVFWAIRGGGGGAWGAVYAWRVQLSTVPERVTAFVVNRPGTVASVARLVSKWQHVSPSLPDEFYLSAFVGAGLPESDRTCISVTFKGFYLGPSHEAMEILAARFPEIGLSDLSPREMSWIESVVFFSGLPEGSSASDLTDRVLHGKNYFKAKSDFVRRPMAIDELTGAVEFLSRKPKAYVILDPYGGAMDRFGAADLPFPHRKGNIHGIQYLIEWMSDDDGHSEEYMDWLRRFYDFMGPFVSSSPRTAYINYLDLDLGTNTWSVPRIDEGGIPNPQVEAARSWGERYFLSNYDRLVRAKTAIDPENVFRNAQSIPPLSAGSRETTRTTRGITPEVAAEEKVSDS